In a genomic window of Rhinopithecus roxellana isolate Shanxi Qingling chromosome 2, ASM756505v1, whole genome shotgun sequence:
- the SCOC gene encoding short coiled-coil protein isoform X2 translates to MMNADMDAVDAENQVELEEKTRLINQVLELQHTLEDLSARVDAVKEENLKLKSENQVLGQYIENLMSASSVFQTTDTKSKRK, encoded by the exons ATGATGAATGCTGACATGGATG CAGTTGATGCTGAAAATCAGGTGGAACTGGAGGAAAAAACAAGACTTATTAATCAAGTGTTGGAACTCCAACACACACTTGAAG atCTCTCCGCAAGAGTAGATGCAGTTAAGGAAGAAAATCTGAAGCTAAAATCAGAAAACCAAGTTCTTGGACAATATATAGAAAACCTCATGTCAGCTTCTAGTGTTTTTCAAACAACTgacacaaaaagcaaaagaaagtaa